The following are encoded in a window of Nibricoccus aquaticus genomic DNA:
- a CDS encoding ATPase: MILAEITGNIASAAGLIAAATAVGLIGTKAAEAVGRNPAASGKILVQSILGMALAEGLGLLALFLAK, translated from the coding sequence ATGATCCTCGCAGAAATCACTGGCAACATCGCCTCCGCAGCCGGCCTCATCGCCGCCGCAACCGCCGTCGGTCTCATCGGCACCAAAGCAGCCGAAGCTGTCGGTCGTAATCCCGCCGCTTCCGGCAAGATCCTCGTTCAGTCCATTCTCGGTATGGCGCTCGCAGAAGGTCTCGGCCTCCTCGCGCTCTTCCTCGCTAAGTAA
- a CDS encoding FeoA family protein → MSASQILSQLPVGSLATVRDLPKQGTAFLRLREMGLLPGTSITLIRTAPLGDPIEIKVRGYHLTLRKSEAEHIVVEPATAK, encoded by the coding sequence ATGTCCGCCTCGCAAATTCTTTCCCAACTTCCCGTCGGTTCCCTCGCCACCGTTCGCGATCTCCCCAAGCAAGGCACCGCCTTCCTCCGTCTCCGCGAGATGGGCCTGCTTCCGGGCACGTCGATCACCCTGATCCGCACCGCGCCGCTGGGCGATCCGATCGAGATCAAGGTCCGCGGCTACCACCTCACGCTGCGCAAGAGCGAAGCCGAGCACATCGTCGTCGAGCCTGCTACGGCGAAGTAA
- the trmB gene encoding tRNA (guanine(46)-N(7))-methyltransferase TrmB, with protein MDNAARTADYLSRRDSRLSALKTFLADSVPAKALSQLTFEIGCGHGHYLTAYAAAHPDAFCIGIDLLKDRIIRAGRKRDRAKLTNLLFLEAEAREFLDALPSLAALADIFILFSDPWPKRRHHKNRILQSDFLSALAAKTRPGARLCFRTDYAPYFSAAQATVASHSDWKVDASDSWPFELETVFQSRAASYQSLVARRASHLAT; from the coding sequence GTGGATAACGCCGCCCGCACCGCCGACTACCTTTCCCGCCGTGATTCGCGCCTGTCCGCTCTGAAGACATTTCTGGCCGACTCGGTGCCGGCCAAAGCCCTGTCTCAGCTCACATTCGAGATCGGCTGTGGCCACGGTCATTATCTCACGGCGTATGCAGCAGCGCATCCCGACGCATTCTGTATTGGCATCGATCTGCTCAAAGACCGGATCATCCGCGCCGGCCGCAAACGCGACCGCGCAAAACTCACCAACCTCCTCTTCCTAGAAGCGGAAGCCCGTGAATTTCTTGACGCCCTTCCGTCGCTTGCAGCTCTGGCGGATATTTTCATCCTCTTCTCCGACCCCTGGCCGAAACGCCGCCATCATAAGAACCGTATCCTCCAGTCGGACTTCCTCTCCGCGTTGGCCGCTAAAACCCGACCAGGCGCCCGGCTTTGCTTCCGCACGGATTACGCCCCCTATTTCTCCGCCGCACAAGCGACCGTAGCCTCTCATTCTGACTGGAAAGTCGATGCGTCCGATTCATGGCCCTTCGAACTGGAAACCGTCTTTCAAAGCCGCGCTGCCTCCTATCAATCGCTCGTCGCCCGTCGGGCCTCTCATCTCGCGACTTAA
- a CDS encoding FeoA family protein encodes MQTSVDRHRPQRMRLTELPVGATGRVCELAGQDDICQRLREMGFCESAVIEKVSGQRTLLCQLCGTRIALSDRAAQHIVVELIRGAA; translated from the coding sequence ATGCAGACCTCCGTCGATCGCCATCGCCCGCAGCGGATGCGGCTCACCGAACTCCCGGTGGGCGCGACCGGCCGCGTGTGCGAACTGGCCGGGCAGGACGACATCTGTCAGCGCCTGCGCGAGATGGGGTTTTGCGAGTCGGCCGTGATCGAAAAAGTCTCCGGCCAGCGCACGCTGCTATGTCAGCTCTGCGGCACGCGCATCGCCCTCAGCGACCGCGCCGCCCAACACATCGTGGTCGAGCTCATCCGTGGCGCAGCGTGA
- the atpD gene encoding F0F1 ATP synthase subunit beta: MSNTGKIVQVIGPVVDVQFAENSIPPIYQALTVDFTVSGKKEHLTLEIQQHLGEGVARAIAMSSSEGLVRGMSVLDTGAPISVPVGEGVLGRIFDVTGNPVDGKGPVSFTKKYPIHRAAPTIADQDTKAEILETGIKVIDLICPFTKGGKAGAFGGAGVGKTVVILELINNIAKAHGGYSVFAGVGERSREGNDLYHEMSEAGVIDQKDLGKSKVALVYGQMNEPPGARMRVALSALAMTEYFRDEKNQDVLLFVDNIFRFSQAGSEVSALLGRSPSAVGYQPTLSNEMGILQERITSTKKGSITSVQAVYVPADDLTDPAPANTFAHLDSTIVLERSIAEKGIYPAVDPLASVSKALEPSIVGDEHYKVARELQRVLQRYKDLQDIIAILGLDELSPEDKQTVFRARKVERFFSQPFAVAEVFTGAPGKYVPVKETVRGFKMILSGELDHIAEGDFYMKGGIDEVIAAAAKK; the protein is encoded by the coding sequence ATGTCCAACACCGGCAAAATCGTCCAAGTCATCGGCCCCGTGGTCGACGTGCAGTTCGCCGAGAACTCGATCCCGCCTATCTATCAGGCGCTCACCGTCGACTTCACCGTCAGCGGTAAAAAGGAACACCTCACCCTCGAGATCCAGCAGCATCTCGGTGAAGGTGTCGCCCGCGCCATCGCGATGTCTTCCTCTGAAGGCCTCGTGCGCGGTATGAGCGTCCTCGATACCGGCGCGCCCATCTCGGTGCCCGTCGGCGAAGGCGTTCTCGGCCGCATCTTCGACGTCACCGGCAATCCCGTGGACGGCAAAGGCCCGGTCTCCTTCACCAAGAAGTACCCGATCCACCGCGCCGCACCCACGATCGCCGATCAAGACACGAAGGCCGAGATCCTCGAGACCGGCATCAAGGTTATCGATTTGATCTGCCCGTTCACCAAGGGTGGTAAAGCCGGAGCCTTCGGTGGCGCCGGCGTCGGCAAGACCGTCGTCATTCTCGAACTCATCAACAACATCGCCAAGGCCCACGGTGGATACTCCGTGTTCGCCGGCGTCGGTGAGCGTTCCCGTGAGGGTAACGACCTTTACCACGAAATGTCCGAAGCGGGCGTCATCGACCAGAAAGACCTCGGCAAGTCGAAGGTCGCGCTCGTGTACGGCCAGATGAACGAACCGCCAGGCGCTCGTATGCGCGTGGCCCTCTCGGCTCTCGCGATGACGGAATACTTCCGCGACGAGAAAAACCAGGACGTGCTTCTCTTCGTCGATAACATCTTCCGCTTCTCGCAAGCCGGCTCCGAAGTGTCCGCACTTCTCGGCCGCTCGCCGTCCGCGGTGGGTTACCAGCCAACGCTGTCGAACGAGATGGGCATCCTCCAGGAGCGCATCACCTCGACGAAGAAGGGCTCCATCACCTCCGTGCAGGCCGTTTACGTGCCCGCCGACGATTTGACCGACCCAGCTCCGGCTAACACCTTCGCGCACTTGGACTCGACGATCGTTCTCGAGCGTTCCATCGCCGAAAAGGGTATTTACCCAGCCGTCGATCCTCTCGCTTCCGTCTCGAAGGCTCTCGAGCCATCGATCGTCGGTGACGAGCACTACAAGGTCGCCCGCGAACTCCAGCGCGTTCTCCAACGCTACAAGGATCTCCAGGACATCATCGCGATTCTCGGTCTCGACGAACTCTCCCCAGAGGACAAGCAGACCGTTTTCCGCGCCCGCAAAGTGGAGCGCTTCTTCTCCCAGCCGTTCGCGGTTGCCGAAGTGTTCACAGGCGCGCCTGGCAAATATGTGCCCGTCAAAGAAACCGTTCGCGGCTTCAAGATGATCCTCTCCGGTGAGCTCGACCACATTGCAGAAGGCGACTTCTACATGAAGGGTGGCATCGACGAAGTCATCGCTGCCGCAGCCAAGAAGTAA
- the feoB gene encoding ferrous iron transport protein B, protein MAPDFKSPSPARAPVFALVGNPNCGKSTLFNALTGLKQKVGNYPGVTVEKKVGTAYSQHGHALTLIDLPGTYSLAARSPDEAVTRDVLLGRRADTPQPDRILCIVDATNLERNLYLVHQILDLGRPVILVVNMMDLAAQAGLEIRIGRLEQELGIPVIACEAAHGKGIIELKLAMSRPDLPLSRHAWDVPAAISSAVAELQASLVASDLKAPLIARAEALLLLTDQDAMRVAGSTPLSARTAEILNAWKKRWEAEGTDWAGTLVNSRYDVITRLCSELVHRKKAVTGPSVSDRIDSFVTHPVWGWLALGGVMTLLFLSIFIFAEHPMNFIDGQTAALADWVKGSMPEGELRDLITDGAIAGVGGVVIFLPQILILFFFIGLLESTGYMARAAFIMDRLMGSVGLNGKSFIPLLSSYACAIPGIMATRTIEDKKDRLVTILIAPLMSCSARLPVYLLMIAALIPGESVPLLTKVGIMLLMYALGTFGAFGFAWLFKRTLLKGEPSMMIMELPPYRLPKLRDIALQMLERGWMFLKRAGTMILGISIVLWFLATYPKAPEGTPPDQQMAHSFAGMAGHAIEPVIKPIGFNWEIGIGVISSLAAREVFVSTMGIVFNVEDAQENTEPLRVALLSAKWPDGRPLFTPLVCFTLMIFYVFAMQCLATLAVVKRETNSWKWPAFQLFYMTGTAWVLSFIVYQGGRALGF, encoded by the coding sequence ATGGCTCCAGACTTCAAATCACCATCTCCGGCGCGCGCGCCGGTCTTTGCCCTCGTCGGTAACCCGAACTGCGGCAAAAGCACGCTCTTCAATGCGCTCACGGGACTGAAGCAGAAGGTAGGCAACTATCCCGGCGTCACCGTCGAGAAAAAGGTGGGCACCGCGTATTCGCAACACGGGCACGCGCTGACCCTGATCGATCTCCCCGGCACGTACTCGCTCGCCGCGCGCTCGCCCGACGAGGCCGTCACGCGCGATGTGCTCCTCGGCCGTCGCGCCGACACGCCCCAGCCCGACCGCATTCTCTGCATCGTCGATGCCACGAACCTGGAGCGTAATCTCTACCTCGTTCACCAGATCCTCGATCTCGGCCGCCCCGTGATCCTCGTGGTGAATATGATGGATCTCGCCGCTCAGGCGGGGCTCGAAATCCGCATCGGCCGCCTGGAGCAGGAGCTTGGCATTCCTGTGATCGCCTGCGAAGCCGCGCACGGCAAAGGCATCATCGAGCTCAAGCTCGCGATGAGCCGCCCCGATCTCCCGCTCTCGCGCCACGCGTGGGATGTGCCTGCGGCGATCTCATCGGCGGTGGCGGAGTTGCAGGCGTCGCTCGTCGCCAGCGATTTGAAGGCGCCGCTGATCGCCCGTGCCGAGGCGTTGCTGCTGCTCACGGATCAAGACGCGATGCGCGTTGCCGGTTCGACGCCGCTGAGCGCCCGCACCGCAGAGATCCTAAACGCCTGGAAGAAGCGCTGGGAAGCCGAGGGCACTGACTGGGCCGGTACGCTCGTGAACAGCCGCTACGATGTGATCACGCGGCTCTGCTCGGAACTCGTGCATCGGAAGAAAGCCGTGACGGGGCCGAGTGTGAGCGACCGCATCGATTCCTTCGTCACTCATCCAGTCTGGGGCTGGCTCGCTCTGGGCGGCGTGATGACGCTGCTGTTTCTCTCGATCTTCATTTTCGCCGAACATCCGATGAACTTCATCGACGGGCAGACGGCGGCGCTGGCCGACTGGGTGAAGGGATCGATGCCTGAGGGAGAGTTGCGCGATCTCATCACCGATGGCGCGATTGCCGGCGTCGGCGGCGTGGTGATTTTCCTCCCGCAGATCCTGATCCTATTCTTCTTCATTGGCCTGCTCGAAAGCACGGGCTACATGGCGCGTGCGGCGTTCATCATGGATCGCTTGATGGGGAGCGTCGGGCTCAACGGCAAAAGCTTCATCCCGCTGCTCAGTTCCTACGCGTGCGCGATTCCCGGCATCATGGCTACGCGCACGATCGAGGATAAGAAAGATCGCCTCGTCACGATCCTCATCGCGCCGTTGATGAGCTGTTCCGCGCGCCTGCCGGTTTACCTGCTCATGATCGCCGCGCTCATTCCCGGTGAAAGTGTGCCGCTGCTGACCAAAGTCGGCATCATGCTGCTCATGTACGCGCTCGGCACGTTTGGCGCGTTCGGCTTCGCATGGCTCTTCAAGCGCACGCTGCTCAAGGGGGAGCCCTCCATGATGATCATGGAGCTGCCGCCGTACCGACTGCCGAAGCTGCGCGACATCGCGCTGCAAATGCTGGAGCGCGGCTGGATGTTTTTGAAACGCGCCGGGACGATGATCCTCGGCATCTCCATCGTGCTGTGGTTCCTCGCGACTTATCCAAAAGCACCGGAGGGTACGCCGCCCGATCAGCAGATGGCGCACAGCTTCGCGGGCATGGCGGGTCACGCGATCGAGCCGGTGATAAAGCCGATCGGGTTTAATTGGGAGATCGGCATCGGCGTCATCAGCTCCCTCGCGGCGCGTGAAGTGTTCGTGAGCACGATGGGCATTGTTTTCAACGTCGAGGATGCGCAGGAAAACACCGAGCCACTGCGGGTGGCGTTGTTGTCGGCGAAGTGGCCCGACGGGCGGCCGCTGTTCACGCCGCTGGTGTGTTTCACGCTGATGATTTTCTATGTGTTCGCGATGCAGTGTCTGGCGACGCTCGCGGTGGTGAAGCGTGAGACGAATTCGTGGAAATGGCCCGCGTTCCAACTCTTCTACATGACGGGCACTGCGTGGGTGCTGTCGTTTATCGTCTATCAAGGAGGCCGCGCGCTGGGCTTCTGA
- a CDS encoding F0F1 ATP synthase subunit delta, which produces MAAKKQTLQLARQLFKLSFENGQITAERVSGVLGYVEKIQPPAIVAVLKAYERLVAAELARGHAIVEHAGSVTPAALQSIAAALTKKYGRAVTASAKPNPALLAGLRVRVGDDIYENSVSSQLGALAAAV; this is translated from the coding sequence ATGGCCGCTAAAAAACAAACCCTGCAACTCGCCCGCCAGCTCTTCAAGCTGAGCTTCGAAAACGGCCAGATCACGGCCGAGCGCGTCTCGGGTGTTCTCGGCTACGTCGAAAAAATCCAGCCGCCCGCCATCGTCGCGGTGCTTAAGGCCTATGAGCGCCTCGTCGCCGCCGAACTCGCCCGCGGCCACGCCATCGTCGAGCACGCCGGTTCCGTCACGCCTGCCGCGCTTCAGTCCATCGCCGCCGCTCTTACCAAAAAATACGGCCGCGCCGTCACCGCCTCCGCTAAACCGAATCCCGCGCTTCTCGCCGGTCTTCGCGTCCGTGTCGGCGATGACATTTACGAAAACTCCGTCTCCAGCCAGCTCGGCGCCCTCGCCGCCGCCGTCTAA
- the atpA gene encoding F0F1 ATP synthase subunit alpha, whose product MSTVIEQIEQQIAKLQNKAVKKNTGKIRTVADGVAKIDGLSDVMYNEMVQFPGGVTGIALNLETDEVGCVVLGDVSQLKEGDEVTTTGKLLSVPVGKALLGRVVDALGNPVDGKGPIDAKETYPVEKIAPGIMVRKSVNQPLFTGIMAIDSMIPIGRGQRELIIGDRGTGKTTIAIDTIINQAKINKVGLASGDPKFRPVFSIYVAVGQKNSNIVRTIAALEAAGAFEYTVIVAAPAADNPANQYLAPFSGAAIGEWFMENGQDALIVYDDLSKHAVAYRQISLILKRPSGREAYPGDVFYLHSRLLERAARLDGKGSLTALPIIETQAGDVSAYIPTNVISITDGQIFLETDLFNQGIRPAVSVGLSVSRVGSSAQIKATKQVGGKLKGELAQFRELAAFAQFGSDLDPKTKAQLDRGGRIVELFKQPAFSPASIELQAVTIFALQKGFYDNLDLKKVTAAAVALREFFATRKDALLTEIRTKAALDKDLEAKIEAALTEWKSTYSA is encoded by the coding sequence ATGAGCACCGTCATCGAACAAATCGAACAACAGATCGCCAAGCTGCAGAACAAAGCGGTCAAGAAGAACACCGGTAAGATCCGGACCGTCGCAGACGGCGTCGCCAAAATCGACGGCCTCTCCGATGTGATGTACAACGAGATGGTGCAGTTCCCCGGTGGCGTCACCGGCATCGCGCTCAATCTCGAGACCGACGAAGTCGGCTGCGTCGTCCTCGGCGACGTTTCACAACTCAAGGAAGGCGACGAAGTCACCACGACCGGAAAGCTCCTCTCTGTTCCCGTCGGCAAAGCCCTCCTCGGCCGCGTCGTTGACGCGCTCGGCAATCCCGTGGACGGCAAAGGCCCGATCGACGCCAAGGAAACCTATCCCGTCGAAAAAATCGCCCCCGGCATCATGGTGCGCAAATCGGTTAACCAGCCTCTCTTCACCGGCATCATGGCGATCGACTCCATGATTCCGATCGGTCGCGGCCAGCGCGAGCTGATCATCGGCGACCGTGGCACCGGCAAGACCACCATCGCGATCGATACGATCATCAATCAGGCCAAGATCAACAAAGTCGGCCTCGCCTCCGGCGATCCGAAGTTCCGCCCGGTCTTCTCGATCTACGTCGCCGTCGGTCAGAAGAATTCCAACATCGTCCGCACCATCGCCGCCCTCGAAGCCGCAGGTGCTTTTGAATACACGGTCATCGTCGCCGCTCCCGCCGCCGACAATCCCGCCAATCAATACCTCGCTCCATTCTCGGGCGCTGCCATCGGCGAGTGGTTCATGGAAAACGGCCAGGACGCGCTCATCGTTTACGACGATCTCTCCAAGCACGCCGTCGCTTACCGCCAGATCTCGCTCATCTTGAAGCGCCCCTCCGGCCGCGAAGCGTATCCCGGCGACGTTTTCTATCTCCACTCCCGCCTCCTCGAGCGCGCCGCTCGTCTCGATGGCAAGGGCTCGCTCACCGCGCTCCCGATCATCGAAACCCAGGCTGGCGACGTGTCTGCGTACATTCCGACCAACGTGATCTCGATCACGGACGGCCAGATCTTCCTCGAAACCGATCTCTTCAACCAAGGCATCCGTCCCGCCGTGTCGGTCGGTCTCTCGGTGTCGCGCGTCGGTTCTTCCGCTCAGATCAAAGCCACCAAGCAGGTCGGCGGTAAACTTAAGGGTGAGCTCGCCCAATTCCGCGAACTCGCCGCCTTCGCGCAGTTCGGTTCCGACCTCGATCCCAAGACCAAGGCCCAGCTCGATCGCGGTGGTCGCATCGTCGAGCTCTTCAAACAGCCTGCTTTCAGCCCGGCTTCTATCGAGCTCCAGGCCGTCACGATCTTCGCGCTCCAAAAGGGTTTCTACGACAATCTCGACCTGAAGAAAGTCACCGCCGCCGCCGTTGCGCTCCGCGAATTCTTCGCGACCCGCAAGGACGCGCTCCTCACGGAAATCCGCACCAAGGCCGCTCTCGACAAGGATCTCGAAGCCAAGATCGAGGCCGCCCTCACCGAGTGGAAATCCACGTACTCGGCTTAA
- a CDS encoding FeoB-associated Cys-rich membrane protein produces MAPEIQTIAALAVVAVTVALLARSLLKKKSAPGCGGGCGCPSEKMKADLVDKRRAGGMRS; encoded by the coding sequence ATGGCTCCTGAAATTCAAACTATCGCAGCACTGGCAGTCGTGGCCGTCACGGTCGCGTTGCTCGCGCGTTCGTTGCTGAAGAAAAAAAGTGCGCCCGGCTGCGGCGGTGGCTGTGGATGTCCGTCGGAGAAGATGAAGGCGGACCTCGTGGATAAACGCAGGGCTGGCGGCATGAGGTCTTGA
- a CDS encoding F0F1 ATP synthase subunit A, which produces MPALKKLVLSMSMLATGATAFAAEDGHEKAPSLQSFLGLPVTNSILYSVIITLAIIALVRWLVGTPKIVPTRGQAIVESAVDALRGLYEPIVGKKAMPMAFPVLITLFIFIVFHNWAGLIPGVGTIGWGHEVNGHFHVSTPLVRPHTSELNGTIALALVSFGAWFIIVMRYAGPGLLLFDLFGNKADKKELAPAMYWGLSGIFLIVGFIEVVSIFIRPVTLSMRLFGNVFGGENLLHAMHFLPPFYFLELLVGFVQGLVFTLLTAVYIGLICNHGDDHHDEEHGHGHAAHAKESAH; this is translated from the coding sequence ATGCCCGCACTCAAGAAATTAGTCCTTTCGATGTCGATGCTCGCCACTGGCGCGACTGCGTTTGCCGCAGAAGATGGCCATGAAAAAGCGCCTTCACTCCAGAGCTTCCTCGGACTCCCCGTCACCAACAGCATTCTTTATAGCGTGATCATCACGCTAGCGATCATTGCGCTGGTCCGCTGGTTGGTAGGAACACCCAAAATCGTCCCGACACGAGGACAGGCGATTGTCGAAAGCGCCGTCGATGCACTCCGCGGACTCTACGAGCCCATTGTCGGCAAGAAAGCCATGCCGATGGCCTTCCCGGTTCTCATCACACTTTTCATCTTCATCGTCTTCCACAACTGGGCTGGCCTCATCCCCGGCGTTGGTACGATCGGTTGGGGTCACGAGGTGAATGGTCACTTCCACGTCTCCACTCCGCTGGTACGCCCCCACACCTCTGAACTCAACGGCACCATCGCCCTCGCCCTCGTCTCCTTCGGCGCTTGGTTCATCATCGTCATGCGCTACGCCGGTCCCGGCCTGCTGCTCTTCGATCTATTCGGTAATAAGGCCGACAAAAAAGAACTCGCTCCGGCCATGTACTGGGGCCTCTCCGGCATCTTTCTGATCGTTGGTTTCATCGAGGTCGTCTCGATCTTTATCCGCCCCGTCACACTCTCGATGCGCCTTTTCGGTAACGTCTTCGGTGGAGAAAACCTCCTCCACGCGATGCACTTTCTCCCGCCTTTCTACTTCCTGGAACTCCTCGTCGGCTTCGTCCAAGGCCTCGTATTCACTCTCCTGACGGCCGTTTATATCGGCCTCATCTGCAATCACGGCGACGATCACCACGACGAAGAGCATGGCCACGGGCACGCCGCCCACGCCAAGGAATCCGCCCACTAA
- the atpF gene encoding F0F1 ATP synthase subunit B has product MLSFILAAATPTVEAHSAHAAEAGLVQELVTKFGIDAVNIGMQLASFTILAVVLYKFAIKPVLATMDQRTSKIESGLKFAEDMKSQLAAAQQESAALIKAAQLESNKIIEETRKTAKDFSDKSQAEATERANGLITKAQQAIELEHKKMLADARSEIARLVVATTERVLAKKLTDADRASYNETAARELANV; this is encoded by the coding sequence ATGCTCTCCTTCATCCTCGCAGCCGCGACTCCCACAGTTGAAGCGCACTCGGCCCATGCAGCCGAGGCTGGCCTCGTGCAGGAACTGGTCACGAAGTTCGGCATCGATGCCGTGAACATCGGCATGCAGCTCGCCAGCTTCACGATCCTGGCCGTCGTGCTCTACAAGTTCGCGATCAAGCCCGTCCTCGCGACGATGGATCAGCGCACGAGCAAGATCGAATCAGGCCTCAAGTTCGCCGAGGACATGAAGTCCCAGCTCGCCGCCGCCCAGCAGGAGAGCGCAGCCCTCATCAAGGCCGCCCAGCTCGAGTCTAACAAGATCATCGAAGAAACCCGCAAGACCGCGAAGGACTTCTCTGATAAATCCCAGGCTGAAGCCACCGAGCGCGCCAATGGTCTTATCACCAAGGCCCAGCAGGCCATCGAGCTCGAGCACAAGAAAATGCTCGCCGATGCCCGCAGCGAAATCGCCCGCCTCGTCGTCGCCACGACCGAACGCGTTCTCGCCAAGAAGCTCACCGACGCCGACCGCGCCAGCTACAACGAGACCGCCGCACGCGAGCTCGCCAACGTCTGA
- the atpC gene encoding ATP synthase F1 subunit epsilon produces MPLTLEIVTPEARVYSDVIETVVIPTVEGEIGILPGHIPLLTQVEAGELRVSKNGRTEYLAVGNGFAQIDGDKVSVLAESAIDEAKIDEDAVAKAQARAEEALRTRESMDPAEVERLEGVVRFSIAQLGVKRRRK; encoded by the coding sequence ATGCCTCTCACACTCGAAATCGTCACTCCCGAAGCCCGGGTTTACTCCGATGTCATCGAGACCGTCGTCATCCCGACGGTCGAAGGTGAAATCGGTATTCTCCCCGGCCACATCCCGCTGCTCACGCAGGTGGAAGCTGGAGAACTTCGCGTGTCCAAGAACGGCCGCACGGAGTACCTCGCAGTCGGCAACGGCTTCGCCCAGATCGACGGCGATAAAGTTTCCGTCCTCGCCGAAAGCGCGATCGACGAAGCCAAGATCGATGAAGATGCCGTGGCGAAAGCCCAGGCCCGCGCCGAAGAAGCCTTGCGCACTCGTGAGAGCATGGACCCCGCCGAAGTCGAGCGCCTCGAAGGCGTCGTCCGCTTCTCAATTGCCCAGCTCGGCGTGAAACGCCGTCGCAAGTAA
- the atpG gene encoding ATP synthase F1 subunit gamma produces the protein MPSTRDIRRRIKSVKNTRQITKAMELVAASKMKKAQHAALAGRPYAQLLASMLGALANRVEESMHPFLAKREVKVRGIILVTSDKGLCGPLNANLFKIVSEIKTPAKFVAIGRKGSQFLARSQRDMLADFPVHDRVPFNEVKVAVEFLVKQYLEGAVDTVEVIYSRFKNTLVQEPQIRPILPLTNVAEFQAILNPATGGADSRDMLFEPSAQSVLDALLPFYVNRYIYQTVLSAKASEHSARMVAMKTAKDNATKLVGELSLEYNKARQAAITQEILEISAAAYSA, from the coding sequence GTGCCTTCAACTCGCGACATCCGCCGACGCATCAAGTCGGTTAAAAACACTCGCCAGATCACCAAGGCGATGGAGCTCGTGGCCGCTTCTAAGATGAAGAAGGCTCAGCACGCCGCGCTCGCGGGCCGTCCTTACGCGCAGCTACTTGCTTCGATGCTCGGCGCGCTCGCCAACCGCGTCGAAGAGTCGATGCATCCCTTCCTCGCGAAACGCGAAGTGAAGGTCCGCGGCATCATCCTCGTTACCTCAGACAAAGGTCTGTGCGGTCCGCTCAACGCCAATCTCTTCAAGATCGTTTCCGAGATTAAGACCCCTGCGAAATTCGTAGCGATCGGCCGCAAAGGCTCTCAGTTTCTCGCACGCTCGCAGCGCGACATGCTCGCCGATTTCCCGGTGCATGATCGCGTGCCGTTCAACGAGGTCAAAGTCGCCGTTGAGTTCCTCGTGAAGCAGTACCTCGAAGGCGCTGTCGATACGGTTGAAGTCATCTATTCGCGCTTCAAGAACACCCTCGTTCAAGAGCCGCAGATCCGCCCGATTCTCCCGCTGACCAACGTCGCGGAATTCCAGGCGATCCTGAATCCCGCGACCGGTGGTGCCGATTCGCGCGACATGCTCTTCGAGCCAAGCGCCCAGTCGGTCCTCGATGCGTTGCTGCCGTTCTACGTCAACCGCTACATCTACCAGACCGTCCTCAGCGCAAAAGCCTCCGAGCACAGTGCGCGCATGGTCGCGATGAAGACCGCGAAAGACAACGCCACCAAACTAGTCGGCGAACTCAGTCTCGAATACAACAAGGCCCGCCAGGCCGCCATCACGCAGGAGATTCTCGAAATCTCCGCCGCCGCTTACTCCGCTTAA
- a CDS encoding outer membrane beta-barrel protein, translating to MNRTFVITCLAPLALAAIPSLHAATSAFIRPTIAYVAPEADGYDDAGYIGVSAGVATGPTGQHEFSAEIGATGWEFDDRIGAQRVKGEEVYAPILASYRYYAQPADAKVRFFFGPSLGFTAASYEVEVSGPGLFQKDDSAEVLLTVAGNVGVDIRFNEKLSLNIGYRYLYIDSGETELLGVDVDFEESKAHVISAGLNIRF from the coding sequence ATGAACCGTACATTCGTCATCACGTGCCTCGCGCCACTCGCGCTAGCCGCCATACCGTCGCTGCATGCCGCCACGAGCGCCTTCATCCGCCCTACCATCGCCTACGTCGCACCCGAGGCTGACGGCTATGATGATGCGGGCTACATCGGGGTTTCCGCCGGCGTGGCCACTGGCCCGACGGGACAACACGAATTCAGCGCTGAGATTGGCGCGACGGGATGGGAATTCGACGATCGCATCGGTGCACAGCGCGTCAAAGGCGAGGAAGTTTACGCACCGATCCTCGCGAGCTACCGTTATTATGCGCAGCCCGCAGACGCAAAAGTCCGCTTTTTCTTCGGTCCTTCGCTCGGGTTCACGGCGGCCAGTTATGAAGTCGAAGTCAGCGGGCCTGGCTTATTTCAAAAAGACGACTCTGCGGAAGTCCTGCTCACTGTCGCCGGGAACGTCGGCGTGGACATCCGCTTCAATGAGAAGCTCTCACTCAACATCGGCTATCGCTATCTCTACATCGACAGCGGCGAGACCGAGCTTCTCGGCGTGGACGTCGACTTCGAAGAGTCGAAGGCCCATGTGATTTCTGCGGGGCTGAATATCCGTTTCTAA